TTTCTTCTGTGCTGCTAGTTTTTCCCTCCTCTAAAATGATGATACATAGTTGTAATTATGCTTATTTAACTgatttcttatttatttgaatgATTCCAGCTTGTGTTCTCATCTTCGGCCACCGTATATGGTTGGCCAAAGGAGGTTCCATGTACGGAAGAGTTCCCTCTGTCAGCAATGAATCCATATGGACGAACTAAGGTATGACTTGCAGAGTAAACGGTTTTGATATGGATCCCTACGTAGTTGCCATAGTGCTGGTTGTCATGTAAAATGAATGTCATATTCATATGGGTGATCCGTTTCTTATCTGTCTTAAACGATTAAGTTGCTGTCTTTCAGCTTACCATTGAAGAAATTTGTCGTGATGTTTACCATTCTGAGCAAGACTGGAAAATAATATTGTTGAGATACTTCAACCCAGTGGGCGCACATCCTAGTGGTCATATTGGGGAGGATCCTCGTGGAATTCCAAACAATCTGATGCCATTTGTTCAGCAAGTAGCAGTTGGCAGGCGGCCTGCACTAACAGTCTTTGGAACTGATTATAATACCGTTGATGGCACTGGGGTATGTTCTCATTGGTTGTTAAGTTCTCTCCATCTCTGTTGAGTGCGCAAATTATTTCCAGTTTTGAagatctatttttttatctagTCACCGAAGTTGGTTCTTGTGTATTTCTCAGGTTCGTGATTACATTCATGTTGTCGATTTAGCAGACGGGCACATTGCCGCATTGCTTAAACTGGATGAACCTAATATAGGTATTATTTGAAATATCATCTTGTTTGCTCAAGTTTTAATGGACTCTCAAGGAAGTCGCAATGAGTTAAAATTATAGGGCATTGATACTTATGGTGTGTGTATACAGGCTGTGAGGTTTATAACTTGGGCACTGGAAAGGGGACATCAGTGCTGGAGATGGTTAAAGCTTTTGAAAAAGCCTCTGGAAAGGTAATAGACTCGCTGCTATTTATGGTCTGGTGATCTGGAATCTGTTTGCAGTATACTTCTTGCTGTCAACCTTGGTGTTATTTGCATAGCAATCCCGAGTCCTTTTTCTTCTGGGGAGTTTAGAACTTTTCAGAGAGATATTCATGTAAATTCGGTGTAGTTATACAGATGTAACATTGGTACTCAACTATGATTATATATTTGTTTCAGAAAATTCCACTTGTGATGGCTGGCCGAAGAGCTGGGGATGCTGAAATTGTTTATGCATCAACAGAGAAAGCAGAAAGAGAACTTAAGTGGAAGTAAGTGCTCGTTTGCTTTCTTGCGAATAGCTTAATGAAACATGTTATCCTATTTGccgatttttctttcttcttttgccatTATGTCTATTTGTAGTCAATCTGTATATTATATATGATGATGTTTCAAAAAATGGTGAGACAAAATTTGGAGGAATAATTTTTCCCTAGAGTGAACATTAATATGCTGTGCTTGATAGGCATTCTCCTCCTGAGTATCCTGGCTAATGTGGCTATACTATGCAAAATTACATCAAATaattttcttcattcctttttGGGTGATGAAATGTTCTCATGTACGAGATCTGTTTCTTCAAGTCTGCAACTATTATGGAGAATTAGGGAACATTGACAGATCTATTTAGGGTAAGCTTTTGGCTTACAAATTTATCTTACTTGTTGGCAGGGCAAAATACGGCATTGAGGAGATGTGCCGTGACCAATGGAATTGGGCTAGCAAAAACCCTTATGGCTATGGATCTGAAGATTCTAAAGACTCTACTGATTAGCTTTGATAGCCGTTAGACAAATATGTTCTTTTGTGAACACGACCACACACTATAGGTCTTGTAATTTAGTTCTCCATAGTTTGTAATTTTTTACTCTCTCCATAGTATTTTCAAAGTGGTATAGTGGTTCTGTTTCTGTTTTGATTCATAGTTAAATGGTAAATAAGTAGTGGTTTTATAGTGCTGTAATTTTAAAGTTCCATAGGTTCCCCAACATCACAGGTTATTGTTATTTTAGTACTTGGGCTGTCTGATGTTCATGTTGAACATGACAGCGCCCTGTTTTGTAAAGTAATACATATTTCATTTAGAGTATGACTAACAGGTTATTTCACCTAATTAGTCAGACTGGcggtaataataatatatgaaattttGCGTTAGTTCNNNNNNNNNNNNNNNNNNNNNNNNNNNNNNNNNNNNNNNNNNNNNNNNNNNNNNNNNNNNNNNNNNNNNNNNNNNNNNCGGGAATTATTGCTGAAAAAATTGTACTTAAAAGTCGAGCggcattttaaataattattatacttCTAGTTTATAATTATCAGCAAAccaacttttattattaaatagttaaatatGATGAAAATATGGTATTGAGCCAGAGAATCTCAATTTCCACACACACGAAAACAGTGGTGCGTGAGCAAGGTGGGAGTAAATACAAACCCCACACCACCCACACCTAAAAAGTGGGCAATTCAAATTCACAATCATCGCATGATAACATTCGAATTCGAAAATTGGAAGTTCAGTTTggggaaagaaagaaacaaaaatctcTACAACGACTATGTGAAATGGCAAATGGCATCTTAGTGGGCAACGTAAATCCATCGCAATCCAAACTGCCATTTGTCACTTATATATACATGGTGCCAATTGTCCAATTGAATTGTTAAAAGGTAAAAAGTAACAGAGTTATCTCTTGGAAATTTTGATTGGATTTCTCATTTCTTACATAATGATTAAGAAAGATGAAAGGTGAAAactgaaaaacactaattttgTAGAAAGGTGAAAGTCTCCCCAACGGTCCACAAAATTACTCGTGAGACGAAAATGTCGCgagttgaagacttggagaCTTAAGTATATAGGGGATGCTCCGATAAAGACGcataaaacgtcttttttttaaagatattttttaataattaaaatttaatatatataatcacttaaactgtattatttttgtcaaaattaggttTGTTTTATAATAAGGatattgtattaattttttataaaaaatattaatttatatcagtttaaaatttgatttattaatttttttattaaactaatttgtccaatctaattttaataaaaataatataatttaattaaattttaattgattatatgtattaaattttaatttttaaaaaatatctttaaaaaaaagacgtttttgACATCTTTATCTAAGTGACTCCTTTAAGTATATACCGTTGTTTTATTACAATAACACGCACGCATCCATCATCCTCTGTGGAAGCTGAAGTGAAACCACGCAGTATAGTTGATAACCCACAGAATTGAGAATTGAAGTAAATGGAGAACCTAATATCTTTGGTGAACAAAATACAGAGAGCATGCACCGCTTTAGGTGACTACGGCGAAGCTACTGCCCTCCCTACTCTCTGGGACTCTCTTCCCGCCATCGCGGTCGTCGGTGGCCAGAGCTCCGGGAAGTCCTCTGTCTTAGAGAGCATTGTTGGCAAGGATTTCTTACCCAGAGGATCCGGTAATTTTTGCCGCTTACTAGTTacattagttagttagttagttagttagttagttagttagttagttgcaACTGCCATGTTATGGAACTAAAGTGCTGCAAGGTGATTTTCGGCTTTGCAGGGATCGTTACTCGGCGACCGCTTGTGTTGCAGCTGCACAAAGGTGAAGAGGGAAGCAAAGAGTACGCTGAGTTTCTTCATCTTCCCAGGAAGAGGTTCACTGATTTCGGTATTTTCCTCAATTTCTATCACTTTTCTTCATTCTTTATATCTTGTTgctttcaattttgttttaccTGTTTCTGCATGCGTCTATTTTATGATGAATTGAAATTCATCATCGTAAATGCGTGTAGCTGCTGTGAGGAAGGAGATTCAAGATGAAACTGATAGGGAGACTGGAAAAACTAAACAGATTTCAAGCGTACCAATTCATCTTAGTATATATTCTCCCTTTGGTATGTCTCTAGTTTCATTTTCCTATTCAGTTAGTTCGTGATTCCTTTAGACTATCCCTATGTAGTGAATCAAGAAGCtagaatttgaaattcatgtcaggCTGTTGAATCTTTTGCAGTTGTTAACTTGACACTCATCGATCTTCCTGGCCTTACAAAGGTAGCTGTAGGTAAGAAAACAGAATTGTAACTAGTTTATTGTCCTCTTGGGATTTTTATTGTTATGGAAACTGTGCGTAGCAAGATGCTAACTGATGATTTTGGAAAGCACAGAGGGTCAACCAGATAGTATTGTGCAAGACATTGAGAATATGGTTCGCTCTTACATCGAGAAGGTTGGCTTTCTATTGGATTTGATTGACAAGGAAAATGCctgtaaaaatatatatgaattcTGAATTCTGAAGTAACTAGTTTCATGCTTTAATTGATTACTAGTTTCTACAACTGGTAACAGTCCGATTTAATGAATTTGACTTTATTTTGCAGCCAAACTGTATAATTTTGGCTATTTCACCAGCCAATCAAGATCTTGCAACATCCGATGCAATCAAAATTTCCCGTGAAGTGGATCCCACtggtaatttattattttattttcttttctttaatgtATTTTCTCTTCAATTTCACCCAGATTCTAACGTTCGAACTATATGTTTGATTCGAACAGTTTGAAGTAAACAAACTCTGTGTTCTAATTCAAATTTTCCCCAACCTTTCAGGAGAAAGGACATTTGGTGTGTTGACCAAGATTGATCTTATGGATAAGGGTACTGATGCTGTTGAGGTATGTCGGTCAACTTTTTGTTCTAATTGGGCAACATGAAATGATATGATGTAATTCTTTATAAAGTATTAAAAGATCAAAGCTACTCACAAATTTACACAAAATTGTTTCGTGCTACCATGTTATTACTGAAATCTTGAAGTTGAAGACCTCCCTTCTACTTATTTCCTTTTTTCCAAACTCAGCTATTGGTTATCCGAGTCTGAGGTGCAAAAGCAGTAATTCTTGATAGCTCAAATGGAATTGGAACCTTCTGGTGGATGGCACTTCTCACACTCAGCAATAGCTGTGTGCATTTATCTTCTAAAAGAATATGATGATATTCCTTACTTTTCTGACGGTTTCCCTATCCTCAGATGCTGGAGGGGAGAGCTTTTAGGTTGAAGTATCCCTGGATTGGTGTTGTCAACAGATCACAAGCAGATATTAACAAGAATGTTGACATGATTGCTTCCAGGCGTAGAGAACGTGAATACTTTTCTAGTACCCCTGAATACAAACATCTTGCTCACAGAATGGGTTCCGAGTATCTTGCAAAAGTGCTTTCAAAGGTACCTTTAACTGAACATCAATTGGCACCTTATATTTTTGGGTAATTTCTGTTTCATTGATTTCTAATGATCAAATTTCATTGCTTTGATAAATCTCAGCATTTGGAAGCAGTGATCAAGTCCAAAATTCCAGGCATTCAATCTCTTATTAGTAAAACCATTGCTGAACTTGAAGCTGAATTGAGCCGTTTGGGAAAGCCTATTGCAGCTGATGACGGGGTAATTTTGCTCCTCCTAGCTCACACATAATCTTTGGTTATTTATACATGTCTAGTTCTGAAGAAGAAACATATTTTTACTCTCTTGATTAACTTTTTTTATGTGGTTAATGAAATCTCCATTCCATCTGTTCATCCATTGATTCTGATGTGCTGATTTATGATATCTACGGTGATGTGAAAATGGTATAACCTCATCTCTCCATTTTGAAGAATCTGTCTGACAATTGATTGCACATTGCATGCAGGGAAAGTTGTATGCAATCATGGAAATATGCCGCTCATTTGATCAAATATTTAAAGAGCATCTTGATGGCGTGtatgtgttatatttttgtgtttgttCTAATATTTCACTGCTCTGTTCCTTCCATTGTGCTATTATCCTTGTTCTGTTCATTTCTCTAACTTCAATATTTTGTCAATCTGTTATAGGCGGCCTGGAGGGGATAGAATTTACAATGTCTTTGACAATCAGCTCCCTGCTGCTTTAAAAAGGTTGCAGTTTGATAAGCAGCTATCAATGGAAAATATAAAGAAACTCATTACGGAAGCTGATGGATATCAACCTCATCTAATAGCTCCAGAACAAGGATACCGTCGCCTCATTGAATCTTCTTTAATTACTATCAAGGGACCAGCTGAGGCAGCTGTAGACGCGGTATGAATAAAATGGAGAATGgtgataatataaattattgtgGCATGCTCATCATCCCTGGTCACAATTACTCTCGTCCTTTTTGCAGTTTGATGCAGAGGAAGTGACATAAATCCTgttttatcatttattatttGCAGTTATGTGTATCTCTTTCAGTTTTGAACTACagtgaaattatttttcaaacttttataTTGGAATTACTAGTTTCTCTATCATTGCTAAgaaatcattcattcattcctgcaaaaataattattgtcAGCAATTAAAAGTATTGGTAGCAATGGGATTTCATTTATGGGTGAAAGTATGAGATCGGATAAGATAGTTGGTTTATATTTGCAAGTCTTCATATTTTCTGTTTCTCTTGTTTCATATTTATTGATTTGCCATTTAAATGTGTGCTTCCAGGTTCATTCCCTTTTAAAAGACCTTGTTCACAAATCTATTAGTGAGACTCTGGTATGTTCTTGATAATGCAAAATTTTTATGCTTCTACTTTATTTCTTGCTGCTTTTGTTTATTTATGCTTAATAGGTTTGGCACTTCATGCTGGCTGGTTCTATGATATTGCCAAGTTTAATTTATCAACAAGGTTCTTCTTgcaataattactaaaatactTGTCTTCGATATTGAGGTTATTGTTAGGGACTTCAGTATTATCGGGTGCCCAAAATTCCAACCTAATAGCTAGCTTTTAAGGTGTAATTTCTGGAATAGGTACTTAACAGTTTAAAAAACTTTTGGAGTTTTGAGGGAGTTCTTTTGGTCAAGTAATTATGATGCTGTTTTTTCTGCTGATTAATCTTCCCATACTAAGAGCTGTAATCTCTTTCTTTTGTCCATTCGTTGAATCATCTGGGGTTCCCACTCAAATCTCTCAGCTGATTTTATATGTTGGTTCGGTTGACACACAGGACTTGAAGCAATATCCTAGTCTTCGCGCTGAGGTGGGGAATGCAGCTATTGATTCCCTAGAAAAAATGAGGGATGAAAGCAAGAAAGCAACACTACAGCTCGTTGATATGGAGTGTGGCTATTTGACTGTTGATTTCTTTCGAAAGCTTCCTCAAGATATTGATAAGGGTGGCAATCCTACACACTCAATCTTTGATAGATATAATGATTCATACCTGAGGCGAATCGGTAAGTTCTAGACTTGGACTCAAAAAAATTCGTTTTTGCTTAGTGAATATGACATGTCCATCTTCAGTTTGTTGAAAATGAGGTTAACTGCTGAAACTCACCGTATATAAACAGGGAGCAATGTTTTGTCCTACGTTGGTATGGTTTGTGCGACTCTACGGCATTTGATTCCCAAGTCAATTGTCCATTGTCAAGTGCGAGAAGCCAAACGAAGCCTACTTGATCACTTCTTCACCGAGCTAGGCAAGATTGAGGTGAGAACAAATCTCTTTTccattgttatattttatattttgcttggttttcattttgttttgtatgtttcaaaaatttaagCATTGAGCCATTGATGAAAAAGGCTGCATAAATGAATACTTTCTTTTTAATGTAGCCTAAGCGTCTGTCTTCATTGCTGAATGAGGATCCTGCAGTCATGGAAAGAAGAAGTGCCCTCAGAAAGAGGCTTGAGTTATACCGAAGTGCACAAGCGGAAATTGATTCAGTTGCTTGGTCCAAGTAGATGTCAGATGTGTATGGATGtgtatataatatgtatatgtatatgttcGAGTATAATACTTCTTCAAGTTTGTTCTTGACTCTTTCAGACATCTCTTTTACTTGTTCTTTTGGGCTTCGAGTTGTCCTTAAAATTTCCTATGAATTGTATTGTGACTTTATATTTCATCAATGCAAGTGGTTTAACattctattcttttttattagttttaacttttattGACTTTTGAAAGGGGGAAAAAAAGATAAGGGGAGTTTGGTTGGGACTTGGATACGTGAAGAAGGATAAAGGGATAAAAGAACCGAATAGTCAATATTTAAATCAAAAGCTTTTATTCTAATTTGAGTGAGTTTAACTAATTCCGCTAGCTAACTAATAAGGGGTAACCAATTAgtacatttttcttttgaaatttgtttttaaaGGGAATGCCAATTCAAAatctaatgaaaaaaatatttaaaataaaaaaacatctaATATCATTAACGACTTAACGTCTCTCTCTGTTAGGACTTGTCGTGTTGCTGTTGCTGGGTTCCGCCTTGCTGCCGTCGCAGGGTTTTAACCGCTTCGTCACAGTTGGGCCAGCCCTTTCCTGCTCTCCATCATCTATGTGCATCCGCGAGCTTTCTCTCTGCTGTCGCAGGGCTTGGGCTCTGGTTCCTCTCCTGTTGTGTTGTGCTCTACTACGCTGCCATGGTTGGAGTTTGAGTCACTTCGTCGTTGCTGGGCAATAATTTCGTTGCTCCTCCATCATCGATGTACACCTGCTCTGTCTCTGCTGTCATGGGTCCAAGGCGTTGGTGCCTCTTCCCGCCGTGTTGTGCCTTGTTGCACCATTGTTGCGGGAGGTTCAGCCACCCCTGGCACCTGGTCTGCTTTCCTTTTACTTTCGTGGGTCTTGGGCTTGATTCTCTCTCCGTGTTTCTTCTCTGTTTTCTATTTAGAAAGAAAGAATGGGACACGATCCGGCAACTACGAAGCATCAAGAAAGTCAAATCAAATGGACAAGAAGCCTTGCCGGATGTAGATACTGAATCACAGAGGCTAGGGATGAGGTGAACATGCAGGTGGAGAAAATAACCTCTACGAAAGTTGTGATGGATATGGTCACTGAAGAGAATATGTTAATTGTAGTTGCGAACAAAACAGATGCTCACGCTAGGGCATGCTCGTATAAGGACTGCATGATGGTACTGGAATGATGCTATCACAGGAAGATATCTATCAGACTAAGGATATGCCTTGTGAAGCTTAGGCTCCCTTCGATCCAAAACCTATAGTAGAGGTGTCGTCAGAAGAGTTTTGAGGATTAGTATAAACTATGTAAATGTTCACTAATTGTTAAATTACTCGGGAAAAGTCTTGGTTACTGATCAATATAGTCTTGGGTGAGTGAGTTTGGTCTCGAAATGGGGAGGTGAAGATCATTCATCTCATAGAGGATTTTTTGGGTTCGGTTTACGAATGAAAGAGATTATCAACATGCACTTATTGAAGGACCTTGGCAACTAGCATATCACTATCTTTTAGTACAACATTGGAGACCTCTGTTTTAACCATCTAGGAAGGCAATGCAAAAATTAGCAATGTGGGTAAGAATTCCAGATCTTCTGCTagaattatatactaaaaaattgtTCTGAAGAGTAGGAGAAAAAATTAGTACAATGTTAAAAATAGACCAAAACACTTCCATCCACTCTAGGGAAAGTTTGTGCGCTTGAGTGTAGAAATTGATCTCTGGCAAAAGTTGGTATCAGCAATTCAGGTGTTGGATCGATACTTTAGAGTTGAATATGAAAGATTGCACTTGGTGTGCTTTGGCTGTGGCAAGTATGGCCATAGACTGGAAACTTGTTAGGAAGGAAATCAGGGAAAAGATATTCAGTTGTCGCCGAGGTTGACTGAGAAATCCCCAACTGTTTCACCTCAACTGGAAGAAGTAGATAATTCTGGTTTGGTTCCAAACTCCTCAAACTTAGATGTCCAGTCAGCAAAGACTACGGATgcaaattgcagaaaattaggAGCAAGAGATAATACAAAGACAGGGAAAGATTCTAGTATGTTTGGGCCGTGGATGTTAGTGAAAAAAATCCGACGAAGGCCGACTCATAATAAGGATGCTACTGACCTAGGAAAAAAAAGACGCATAGCTCTGGATTGCGCTTTCAAATTCTGGATAATGAGGAGGCTCACGTCTCAAATGATGTCTAAGCACAAAAAATGGATGGAGGGGTCAAACAACCTCATGCCAATATCTCGAAAAGATGAAAGAGACAATCTCCTTCAAAAATTGGCCCGGCTAGTAAAATCCAAACTCATGTCGGTCAAACAGAGAGTCAAAGTGTAAGGAATGATAgcataaatgtgagaaaaggaaGTGCTTAAAGTTCAGAGGCTGCAATAAAAAAAGGCAAGGAAGTAATCACATCTAATCAAACAAAGGATTTGAAGAAAAAACAAGACTATTGGATAACGCTGAAAATGCTTAAACATGTAAGAAATTGGGTGGGAGATGGTGCATTAGCTTAGTGAGGTATTCCGTATGGTTGAACACATTTGCCATCCCATAAAGATCTTATAGTAGTGGAAGCGATTCGCCAGAGGAATGGGTCAAAGCTCGCAGTGGCAAACCTGCCAAACCCAGGTGCACCTGGGGTAGGGGTAGCTGCATTGTCAACTAGCATTCCGACC
The Arachis duranensis cultivar V14167 chromosome 5, aradu.V14167.gnm2.J7QH, whole genome shotgun sequence genome window above contains:
- the LOC107488399 gene encoding UDP-glucose 4-epimerase GEPI48, whose protein sequence is MASRVSINFPSSTPPSSPYLNPFRSSHNNLPSNNTQSFSSHSSSSLNSSLTTSNMAPKTVLVTGGAGYIGSHTVLQLLLGGFRTVVVDNLDNSSEVAIHRVKELAGEFAGNLIFHQTDLRDRAALEQIFASTKFDAVIHFAGLKAVGESVQKPLLYYNNNLIGTITLLEVMAAHGCKKLVFSSSATVYGWPKEVPCTEEFPLSAMNPYGRTKLTIEEICRDVYHSEQDWKIILLRYFNPVGAHPSGHIGEDPRGIPNNLMPFVQQVAVGRRPALTVFGTDYNTVDGTGVRDYIHVVDLADGHIAALLKLDEPNIGCEVYNLGTGKGTSVLEMVKAFEKASGKKIPLVMAGRRAGDAEIVYASTEKAERELKWKAKYGIEEMCRDQWNWASKNPYGYGSEDSKDSTD
- the LOC107488398 gene encoding dynamin-related protein 5A — its product is MENLISLVNKIQRACTALGDYGEATALPTLWDSLPAIAVVGGQSSGKSSVLESIVGKDFLPRGSGIVTRRPLVLQLHKGEEGSKEYAEFLHLPRKRFTDFAAVRKEIQDETDRETGKTKQISSVPIHLSIYSPFVVNLTLIDLPGLTKVAVEGQPDSIVQDIENMVRSYIEKPNCIILAISPANQDLATSDAIKISREVDPTGERTFGVLTKIDLMDKGTDAVEMLEGRAFRLKYPWIGVVNRSQADINKNVDMIASRRREREYFSSTPEYKHLAHRMGSEYLAKVLSKHLEAVIKSKIPGIQSLISKTIAELEAELSRLGKPIAADDGGKLYAIMEICRSFDQIFKEHLDGVRPGGDRIYNVFDNQLPAALKRLQFDKQLSMENIKKLITEADGYQPHLIAPEQGYRRLIESSLITIKGPAEAAVDAVHSLLKDLVHKSISETLDLKQYPSLRAEVGNAAIDSLEKMRDESKKATLQLVDMECGYLTVDFFRKLPQDIDKGGNPTHSIFDRYNDSYLRRIGSNVLSYVGMVCATLRHLIPKSIVHCQVREAKRSLLDHFFTELGKIEPKRLSSLLNEDPAVMERRSALRKRLELYRSAQAEIDSVAWSK